A genomic region of Candidatus Omnitrophota bacterium contains the following coding sequences:
- a CDS encoding TlpA disulfide reductase family protein yields the protein MIRGFLSVILIFSFLTTGYSKGQWGDAPDFTLPGLRGENFTLSSLKNKVVILDFWAVGCPPCRKEIPGFIELYSKYKDEGLEIVGVCLDGRGRVKPFAEQKGIDYILVFADREVCRQYGGIRYIPTTFIIDRRGNIAKRHIGYASKETFEEEIKELLSREVE from the coding sequence ATGATAAGAGGATTTCTGTCAGTTATTTTGATTTTTAGTTTTTTGACTACCGGATATTCTAAAGGGCAGTGGGGTGACGCTCCTGATTTTACTTTACCCGGGTTAAGAGGGGAAAATTTTACCCTGTCGTCCTTAAAAAATAAAGTAGTTATTCTTGACTTTTGGGCTGTCGGATGTCCTCCCTGCCGGAAAGAAATCCCCGGTTTTATAGAGCTTTATAGCAAATATAAAGATGAGGGGCTGGAAATTGTGGGGGTCTGTCTGGATGGCCGGGGGAGGGTTAAGCCTTTTGCTGAACAAAAGGGAATAGACTATATTTTGGTATTTGCCGACAGGGAAGTTTGCCGGCAATATGGCGGTATCCGGTATATTCCTACCACTTTTATCATCGACCGCCGGGGCAACATCGCAAAAAGACATATCGGTTATGCTTCCAAGGAGACATTTGAAGAAGAAATTAAAGAACTTCTGAGCCGGGAAGTGGAGTAA
- a CDS encoding PDZ domain-containing protein, translating into MAIEKFHDVSGREHNSLAKKAGLKIGDTVKEVNGTAVMSFSDFNSVMKEIPPNRIIPVKIERNGEKFYSRNRFYSG; encoded by the coding sequence ATGGCGATAGAAAAGTTTCATGACGTTTCCGGCAGAGAGCATAACAGCTTAGCCAAAAAAGCCGGCCTTAAAATAGGTGATACAGTCAAAGAAGTAAACGGTACAGCGGTTATGAGTTTTTCGGATTTCAATAGCGTCATGAAAGAAATTCCGCCTAACAGGATAATTCCGGTAAAAATTGAAAGAAACGGCGAAAAATTTTACTCCCGAAATAGATTTTATTCTGGATAG
- a CDS encoding OmpW family outer membrane protein → MKYVGICFLGLAIFFTAFNPVFAQGEEGVFFYDNFQLEDRVNLGVRGGAVLPQMDKTYTFNIGGPGDVDIKGKNGFFVIGILTYDLGDYLAIGVESGYMEYDLEFTDAGTYDMGTARNIPLFGDIILQYPFDLEEYVLVPYGIFGVGVVFTDFKESDWATTNNISVSTKNAFAMKYGAGFDFYITDSIAINVEGAYLDTDIDTTIAVTGIGSDSNDIRNDSWMVGGGLKYLF, encoded by the coding sequence AGGTTTAGCAATTTTTTTCACAGCGTTTAATCCGGTGTTTGCACAGGGAGAAGAAGGCGTATTTTTTTATGACAATTTTCAGCTGGAAGACAGGGTGAATTTAGGGGTAAGGGGCGGTGCGGTTCTTCCCCAGATGGATAAAACTTATACTTTTAATATCGGAGGACCAGGAGATGTTGATATTAAGGGTAAAAACGGTTTTTTTGTAATCGGGATATTAACCTATGACCTTGGTGATTATCTTGCTATTGGGGTAGAAAGCGGTTATATGGAGTATGATCTTGAGTTTACAGACGCGGGAACCTACGATATGGGAACAGCCAGAAACATACCGCTTTTTGGCGATATCATCCTGCAATATCCCTTTGACCTGGAAGAATATGTTCTTGTTCCTTATGGAATCTTTGGTGTAGGAGTAGTATTTACCGATTTTAAAGAAAGTGACTGGGCTACTACTAATAATATCTCAGTATCAACCAAGAATGCCTTTGCTATGAAGTATGGCGCTGGTTTTGATTTCTATATAACAGACAGCATAGCTATAAATGTTGAAGGGGCTTATTTAGATACAGATATTGATACGACCATAGCTGTTACAGGGATTGGCAGCGACTCAAATGATATTAGGAACGATTCCTGGATGGTTGGCGGTGGTTTAAAATACCTATTTTAA
- a CDS encoding cytochrome c biogenesis protein CcdA, with the protein MKEVSFFIAFGAGMLSFFTPCVLPLIPAYICFITGLSLDEIQRSKVDDKVIRSLKKIFWPTLFFVFGFSFVFVILGATAVYLGRAIFAYEKIIRIIGGSVIILLGLHVAGVFNIKWLGYEKKLHLRNKPVNMLGSFMVGLAFAIGWTPCVGPALAAILALAGTQQTLIQGVMLLSSYSLGLGIPFILAALAMSTFLNLFARIGKYFKVVSMISGLLLIVVGILIITG; encoded by the coding sequence ATGAAAGAAGTATCTTTTTTTATTGCCTTTGGCGCGGGTATGTTGTCTTTTTTTACACCTTGTGTTCTCCCGTTAATTCCCGCCTATATTTGTTTTATCACCGGCTTGTCTTTAGATGAAATTCAACGCTCCAAAGTTGATGATAAAGTTATCCGAAGTTTAAAGAAGATTTTCTGGCCGACGCTTTTTTTTGTTTTTGGGTTTTCGTTTGTGTTTGTGATCCTGGGGGCAACTGCAGTTTATTTAGGCAGGGCTATTTTTGCTTACGAAAAAATAATCAGGATTATTGGCGGCAGCGTGATAATCCTTTTAGGATTACACGTTGCCGGGGTTTTTAATATTAAATGGCTTGGGTATGAAAAAAAATTACACCTGCGAAACAAACCGGTTAACATGCTGGGGTCATTTATGGTAGGGTTAGCCTTTGCTATTGGCTGGACCCCGTGTGTAGGCCCGGCGTTAGCGGCAATATTAGCTTTGGCCGGGACTCAACAAACCCTTATTCAAGGGGTAATGCTTTTAAGCTCTTACTCTTTAGGATTGGGAATTCCTTTTATTCTGGCCGCCCTGGCCATGAGTACATTCCTTAATTTATTCGCCAGGATAGGAAAATACTTCAAAGTAGTTTCTATGATCAGCGGATTATTACTGATCGTTGTCGGGATACTGATTATAACCGGCTGA